In Octopus sinensis linkage group LG6, ASM634580v1, whole genome shotgun sequence, the sequence ttaaggtcaaacaactaagaagcaaatctgtggtattgagcagaatatttgctgtagcccatcttttataccaagacaaaacaatgtacatgataacacttccgatcagttaggatcagaagccatgagagccactgcctggtattattattattattattattattattattatcattattattattattattattatcatcatcatcatcatcgtcattattattaatattattattattattattattattattattattattattattattattatcatcatcatcatcatcgtcattattattaattattattattattattattattattattattattattattattattattattattatcatcatcatcatcatcatcatcgtcattattattattattattattattattattattattattattatcatcatcatcatcatcgtcattattattaatatattattattattattattattattattattattattattattattattattattattgagtgagagaacagttcatgccatcaaagtgacactggggtaaaatatacgaagcccaatatacccagcatgactacccgtctgataagggtacaccaggcacatgcatcataaccatatgtgcgcgacatggtgatctaatatcaagataaacagcacatgaccttgcaggtggggcccaattagaattttcttcaggctgagtagcccatcccgctcaaaaggtccctgaacaagggttgtttaaggatgttgaaagaaacacccatgtttccagaggagaattattcaaaccccaaagaatccttctcaacacatggttatgatgctcccccactacttctgctcgtgatcagagatgcacatatcatcagccactaagggacatgctcaactggttaaggtcaaacaactaagaagcaaatctgtggtattgagcagaatatttgctgtagcccatcttttatacaagacaaaacaatgtacatgataacacttccgatcagttaggatcagaagccatgagagccactgcctggtattattattattattattattattattattattattattattattattattatatcatcatcatcatcatcgtcattattattaatattattattattattattattatatattattattattattattattattattattattattctatgtttgacttttgctttatatctgtacaagttggctccaagtctcacccagagacctcaagagacaacttattattattattattattattattattattattctatgtttgacttttgctttatatctgtacaagttggctccaagtctcacccagagacctcaagagacaacttattattattattattattattattattattattattattattattattattattatcatcatcatcatcatcatcatcatcatcatcatcatcatcatcatcatcatcatcatcatcatcattattattattattattattattattattattattattattattattattcattgccTTTGCATTGTTTCTAACGCTGAAGaagtactacagtgtcagctgttcactaccagtgaacgaaggtaacacctcttacttttcgagcaccttccggattattcgagcggttccaagcagagGTACCACTACCATCTTTTACATCGAACACAACTGCGTAACCACGCAAGCTAACCAGGCgtacctatcgacttttctttcttccttatcgcataccttgttgtcagctgggcatgctatatctatgatccagtataGTTTGCTATATTTCTCAGTTAAGATTATTCGggcttcctattctctctctcacaaggTTATTACTGTTGATTGTTGTGTGGCTAaagtctgtattttattttatctggtAATTCAGTCAAACCGGTAAGTTATAGAGACGTAAGCAGACTAACATAATCTCaagcatacgcgcacacatgtttatatgggAAGTGACAGAGTCCTAAAAACAGGTATAAAAAATCGCAGAAGCGCTGACTTCGCAATTTGTGCGCAtaagcaaaacacacacaaattatttaCCTCTGTAAATGCACATAAAGTAGATTGTGAGctacacaaataaatatgcacataaGTAGAAATGTTTGAAATAAAGACTTACCTGATTACGCTGTAGTGTTCGGTCGGCTTTGTAAGGTGTACATTCTTAGCTGTATCACTGTAGGCTTGCTAAAACATACTTGCTTCAAATTTTCACGAAACACTTTGCTTGTAATTACATAACATAAGAAATTCGCACAATTGTTAAAGTAAGCCACGACAGTTAGAATAACGATGGTGTTTGAATCGATTTGGTGCATCGCATTATTGGGATTCAGGAAAGTGATGCAAATAGATACTGGGAACGTTGTTAAAAGAAATATAGTATTTATAGAGATTACAAGACAAATAGTATTCCTAGTTCTTGTTGAAGAGTTCCGTTGAAACTGCTGGCCGAGATTTGGTCGTCGGAGTAGCTTGTAAATCATAAGTATTGAACTGATAATTAAGAAGGCCGCTGGTATGAATGCATATAAGATGACTGAATAGTGTAATATCATCCTTTAGCAATATATGCATTGATATGTTTATTacgaaaacacaaataaaaaggaCGAACATCACCACGTACGGAGAGTACGGATTAGAGGACTGTAGGCGAGAAAATGGACTGTAAACTGCCATCAAGCGTTCCAAAGATATGACTACGATTAACCACGTGGAATACATATTTAAAGAATAAGTTATTACGTTAACGCTTCGATGCATCAGAAAGAATATTTCAGTCGTCGAATTTTCCATCATACCTGCATACCAAATAAATTGTGGGTAATTTATCCATACAATAGCTAAATCTACAATCGCGAGGCAAATGAGGTACGGAGCTATTTTGGATTGGCGCAGTTCTTTCCTGCAAAATATTCCAATTACTGCTACATTAAAGAATGTTCCAAGTGTCAAGAACGCTATGGAGCTGTACCTTATCCTcctaatgataaatatattagtattattgacAATCACCTGGCTATTGTTGCTCATTGTTAATGGATGTGActgcatttcattttatatacaatttaatGATTTGCGTGAAACCGCTTGaagttcaatattattattatttcaacaattcatattttcattcatagTTAAAGCGACGAATTGGTGAATTGTTAGGGCACACGATACATATTTATGCGGTTTTAGCAATTAATATAAAttcggatgaaatgctgctaagtatttttctCGACGCGTTAACGAAACAACCAGCAAGACATTACTTTGCCAAGCACCTGTATACTTTCAGCCGTTGTGAATATACAGATTCTGATTTATAAAACTTTAAATTCATGGTGTTAATGTTTTAAACTCGTCGACGTCGTTGTCGGCTTTATCACAGATAACagtatttgttttcttctttgttgAACACTTCCATCATTCAACGGTGGTGATGCCGTTCAATGATGCTGTTGTACAATTCTTGCATACACAAATCGATGTCATTGACAGCATGGCATTGTTGGTAAGGAACGAGGTTGATTTTGTCGAGCCTTTCTCTGCTGTCGTTCTTATCCTCTCTGGTTTGTGGTTCAACCTCTAATGGTTTACAGCTATGTGAGAGAAAATGGAGGTGTAGATATGATTAATATGCGGTTACTGTATTTGTTTAGTAAtcctaatgtttatatatttcaaatcctAAAATCGTATTGTAAAGTTGACAACGGAAAAACGATCCTCAGTCTTACACTAATTGCATGATGTTGACAAATGGAATTATcattgatatttgtgtgtgtgtgtgaagatatgaacgtatgcataggtgtgtatattagtatatatgcagatgcatacacgtatttgtgcgtgtgtgtttgctgaacgatctatgtttgtgtgcatcCATTCAATACatttgcaagtgtatatatgctCATAAAAGACTTGCTTGTTTATGCCCATGAATGACTTAGCATTAGATATCTGGTGTTCATACGCATGAAAGGTGTGGTTCAAAATATCTAATTACaccaaaatatattcaatatacataggcgtgtgtgtatacgcgcgcgTACAAGCACGTGCCCAGATATTACTTCAGTATCCTATCGACAAATATTAACGACTAGACACTATTTTCATTAACGAATAAgcgcaggcgtgggtgtgtagtaagaagcttccttctcaaccaaatggttccaggttcagtcccactgaattgCAAATTGGTCAAGTATAACTCAAATAATATATCGGGCTGATCGAATCCTTGTGAGTCGACTTCcaagacggaaaatgaaagaagaccattgtataaatatatatatatatatatatatataatatatatatatatatatatatatgtgtgtgtgtgtgtgtggtgtgtgtgtgtgtgtgtgtgtggtgtgtgtgtgtgtgttgtgtgtgtgtgtgtgtgtgtgttgtgtgtgtgtgtgtgtgtgcgtgtgtgcgtgtttttgtgcgtgtgtgtgtgtgtgtgtatgtgtgtgtgtgtgtgtgcgtgtgtgtgtgtgtgtgtgtgtgtgtgcgggtgtgtgtgcgtgcgtgtttgtgtgtatgttgtgttggtgtatgtgtgtttgtgtgtatgttgtgttggtgtatgtgtgtttgtgtgtgtgtgatttattcgGCTGAAAACCTTCAAGACGGTCTCCCAGCAAAGGCCacaatcaagtgactgaaacgtgtaaaaggtaattgataaatatacagatatttacgTAACACTTTCTGTTATATACAAAACGCCTGAAACCTGGGGGTAGAGggttattcgattacatcgattccatggttcaacaggtacttattttatcaatctcgaaagaTTAAATAGCGAAGTCGACCTcgctagaatttgaactcagaacggtaagacagacgaaatctcaatattaaaaaaaaattttccagcaTTGTAGCGTAGACATTTAGATGGTAAAATGGCAGAATAGTTTGCCAGTCGTGCAAATGGCCTAagtgtcatttcgtccgtcttcacgttctgaattcaagtttCGCCGAGGTGGACTTACTTTCATTCTTCCGGCATCGACAGcttaagtaacagtgaaacaccggggtcgatgaatGGACTTGTCACACTGCCTTAAATTAAAGCTTTGTGCCTTTACTATCAAGGATTATTAGGGTCCATGTAATCATGTAATCGACATATCATTTCTCCCCAAACTACTGcgcttgtggcaaaatttgaaaacgttattattattattattattattattattattattattattattattattattattattattattgagtgagagagcagtgcatgccatcaaagtgacactggggtaaaatatacgaagcctataagggtacaccaggtacatgcatcacaaccatatgtgtgcgacatggcgatagcacatgaccttgcaggtggggcccagttagaattttcttctggtcgagtaacccatcatgctcaaaaggtccctgaataagggttgtttaaggatgttgaacgaaacacccatgtttccagaggtgaattattcaatcccctaaagaatccctctcaacacatggctatgatgcacatatcgtcagccactaagggacatgctcaactggttaaggtcaaacaactgacaagcaaatctgtggtattgagcagaatatttgctgtagcccatcttttatacgaagacaaaacaatatacatcataacacttccaatcagttaagatcagaagccacgacagccactgtctggtactacatcagggcatctcttattattattattattattattattattattattattattattattattattattattattattattattattatcattattattattattattattattattattattatattattattattattattattattattattattagtgctgctACAGCTAATGttaatgttggtggtagtgttgcttAAGCCTGGCTCTTATTTTATCTGGCACATCTGTCCAACCTGTAACTTATAGAGACGTAAGCAGACTAACACCGGTAGCTATGGATAGCTAATGCCATCTAAAATATGCATTGATTGAATCCAACAAACAGCAATAAAATCGCAGAAGCACTAACTTCGCAATTCGTgagcataaacacaaacactcacctaaattaattatttatggatatgcatataaattagaTTGTGagttaaacaagtaaaaatgtacataggtagaaatgtttgaaaataaagaTTTACCTGATTTCGCTGATTTTTAGGTGGGTTTTGCAAGGTGTATATTCTTTGTTGTATCCCTGTAGGCTTTCGAAAACATACTTGCTTCAAATTTTCACGAAACACTTTGCTTGTAGTTACATAACATAAGAAATTCACGCAGTTGTGAATGTTAGGTACGGCACTTAGAACAACAATGGTGTTTGAATCACTTTGGTGCATCTCATTATTGGGATTCAAGAAAGTGATGCAAATAGATACTGGGAACTTAGTTAAAAGAATTATAGTATCTATAGCGATTACAAGACGAATGGTATTCCTAGACCTTGCTGAAGAGTTCCGTTGAAACTGCTGGTCGAGATTTGGTCGTCGGAGTAGCTTATAAATCATAAGTATTGAACTGCTGATTAAGAAGGCCGCTGGTATGAATGCATATAAGATGACTGAATAGTGTAGGGTAAGCCAATAgtcttttaacaatatatatacgtcGTGATGTTTATTATAAAagcacaaataaaaaagaaagaacattacCACGTATGGAGTGTACGTATTAGAGGACTGTAGGCGAGAAAATGGACTGTAAACTGCCATCAAGCGTTCCAAATATATGACTACGATTAACCACGTGGAAATCATATTCAAAGAATAACTTATTACGTTGACACTTGGATGTAACGGAAAGAatgttccagtctgattttcTATAACATTTGCACAACAAATAAATTGTGGGTAATTGATCCATACACTAGCTAAATCTACAATCGCTAAGCAAATGAGGTACGGAGGCATTTTGGACTGGCGCAGTTCTTTCCTGTAAAATATTCCAATTACTGCTACATTAAATAATGTTCCAAGAGTCAATAATACTATGGAGCCGTACCTTATCATACTAACGataaatatattagtattattgacAATCACCTGGCTATTGTTGCTCATTGTTAAagagtttctttttatatacaatataacgATTCACGACAAATAGCTTGAAGTTcaaggaaaatattatttcaacaaTTCACATTTTCATTCATATTAAAAGCGACATATTTGAAAAGTGTCAGTGCATACGAAAGATACTTCTGAGCATATGTTTATacgtttcttctatttttaaattcttataatACTCTCGCTAAGGAGGCTGCcgttttccaacaaagatacaagattCCATCTTTGGGATATAGtcaaaacaaataaattcatatttgGCAATAGCGAAACTTTTTGCATACTTTTAGTGTTCCActcctgtgtttgtatgtatgtatgtatgtatgtatgtatgtatgtatgtatgtatgtaccaatagAGTTTATGTGCAAAGTTAGTTGTGGAATAGCTTTTAAAAAATATCTGTTAgcttttatattaaattaaacatCGTTAATTTTGTATTTAACTGCAATAATTTCAacgaatttcatttaaatttcatatataatcTCCAATGTCATATATGACATAATTTTTCAACAGATTAAGGGAAAGCGAACAGAAATACATGACATTTCATAACACCTATATAAAAACTGTACTTGCTGGAGACTTTGGGTGTATGAAGTTATGTATTAGTTGACGTTTCCGAAAACAGATTCTGGTAATGTTACAATATGAGGATGACAGTGGTGACAATAATGGATACGTTGATAATCACTGACAAGGGCCACTGAGGATAACCAGTTGTGACGCAAGCCCTTTGAGAGTATACCCATCAGTTATGACGAGTACTACTCATGTTATTAACTTAAATTCATGAATAATTTGTAGTTATTGAATTGATATAGAGCTGACGTAAATTAAAGCGATtttataattagtatacaaactGTAACATTGGCTTCAAACTTTGACAGAAAGCCAGGTATTTTGAGGGTGGGAATAAATCGATTAAATCAATCCCATTGTTCGTCTGGTACTTCTTTTGacgactccgaatggatgaaaggcaaaatcgagtCCGGCTGTATATGAAATTAGAAAGTAAAgtcgggtgaaatgctgctaagcaattttctCGGCGCGATCATTACTCTACCTGCAATGCATTACATTCCCAAGCACCTGTGTACATTCAGCCGTTATGAATATACACTTGTTGATGTGTAAAACGTTAAATTCgtgatgttgatttttttttaactcacCGATGTCGTCGTCAGCTTTATCTCAGCtcacagtatatatttttatctttgttgAACACTTCTGTTATGGTGGTGATGTCGTTGATGATTCTGTTGACCAATTCTGGCATAGACGAATCGATGGGATAGGCAGCATAGCAATGTTGTTGAAGGTCGAGGTTGATTTTCTCGTGCCTTTCTCTCAGGTTGTTTGATTTCTCCCTTTTCCCTTCTGGTGGCAACGACGTATTTGTTTCCAATTCTATGAACGCCGGCACTTGGTACCCTCTCAGGTTTGTAGTTTAGCGTCTGATGGTCTTACAGctacaacagaaaaaaatggagGCGTATTAATAAGTAATAAGCGATAACTATACGTGTTTAGTAATCCTCatgtttaaatgttctattttctAAAATTGCTTTGTAAAGTAGACAACGTAAAAACGATCTCCAATCTTACACTAAGTGCATGATATTGACAAATGGAATTATCAAcgatatttgtgtgcgtgtgtatgtgcgtgtatagatatatatcaacgtatgcatatgtgtatatgttagaaAATACGCAGAAGCATacgcagttgtgtgtgtgtgtgtgtgtgtgtgtgtgttttctgaacgatctatgtttgtgtgtatccatTCAATACATTTGTAAGCGcacatattatgctcataaaagACGTGCTTGTACCTGCCCACCCTTGATTTTGCATTAGCTGTCTGGCGTTCATTTGTTTACAATATCAAATTACACTAAAATATATtcgatatacacacgcatatgtatgcacacgcacacaaacacggcCACACAGTACCGTTAGGTTCGGTATCCTAACACCAAATGTTAGTAActgcacaatatttttttattaatgaataggcactgtgtagtaagaagcttcatTCCCAACCAcctgattccaggttcagtcccactgaatggcaaaTGGTAATAAGTATAACTCAACTGTAATATCAGGTCGGCCGAATCACAGCGTGGATTttaaagacggaaactgaaagaagcccattgcagaAGTAGCTGTGCGGTACGTAGATTGCTTACAAATTAAATGGTTTCGTGTTCTGTCCCActtcgcggcaccttgggcaactgtcttttgCCGACCAACgaattgtgagtggattcggtagacggaaactgaaagaagcccatcaaatatatatatatacatgcacacacacacttacatatatatatatatatatatattatatatatatataatatatatatatatatatggatggcttccctttgcaaatactgatagggcacataaagtgtgtcaatagccagctggagtaTTCTCCTGGGCTACAAgatacagtagcatccacccttaatggCTAGCctcatttaagtggcaaatatacttcacattgtcgtgcagctattgtttatacctcgttcagagatttattattgcttgtttacactttttcgagatcagcgaCTTCTCGTcactagaaaaaatatatatgtatttgcatcgaAGACCgttgattgtcgtgcgctgacgacgggtaTTTCCTCGGAAACctgggtccgtgcgtatcacgtcaggtcgacgatgggaaggatggcttccctttgcaaatactgatggggcacagaaagtgtatcaatagccagctggagaagatgttctcctggggctacaagctacagtagcatccacccttagtggttagctacatttatgtggcaaatatactccacattgtcgtgcagctactgtttatatctccttcagagatttattatatatatatatatatatatgtgtgtgtgtgtgtgtgtgtatttttgtgtctctttgtttgtcctccattAATATTTATGTACCAACCTGGTAGCTggtacataaatattaatgacttgtagggatACAGCAGTTCGTTATGGAGCAGTGATATACTACACCGTATATTAAACAAGTCGATACAGTGTACTACTGTGTTAGTAGTGCTCGTCAGTCATGTGATAAGGTCatctttttattcattaattcttttcttttattcttttatttgtttcagtcatttcactgcgtccatgctggtgtatggcctttagtcgagcaaatcgttcctagaatttattctttgtaagcttagtacttaatttatcggcccattttcacgaactgctaagttacggggatgtttaCGCAGTagcattgtcaagcgatggggtggcagactcacaaacacacgcacacacctacacacatacatatatatatatatatatatatatatatacatacatacacatatatatgtgtatatatgtatatatatatatacatatatatatatatatatatatgtgtgtgtgggggcttctttcagtttccgtttaccaaatccgctcacaagtccTTGGTTGGCCTTAGGGTAAGTAGTAAacggagtaggactgaacctggaacactgtggtttgttagcaagctacttaccacacagccactcctgcgcctccatcTCCGCAGATATTCCACAGAAATTATAAGCAGCATTGATTTTGTTTGGAAGTTTTGTATCTCTGAACACCTAAGGAAAACAACAATGACATGGACGAGGAAAAATGAATAATTGGAGTATATACCATACTCCAGGAGGTTTTGCTCCTTCGTCAACACCCATGCAACCCATTAACCATACACGAACTCATTGTCTAATGAGACACTATATATAGCGGTGGTACTCTATTGAATTTacaaattttacatattaaaacaCAAACCTGGCAGCTGGTGCTGTAAGGACACGGGAGAATACACTGTGGTCTTATTAGAGCGTTTAATATACGTTGCAGTATATTGTGATTGCTTAACTGAACACGGTGCCCCTACATCTCATTAGTATGATACATTACAAGATAAGCTGTGGAGAAGCAGACGATAtagatgagtgatgatgatgatgatgatgatgatgatggtaatgatagcgacgatgatgacgacgat encodes:
- the LOC118763735 gene encoding uncharacterized protein LOC118763735, translating into MSNNSQVIVNNTNIFIVSMIRYGSIVLLTLGTLFNVAVIGIFYRKELRQSKMPPYLICLAIVDLASVWINYPQFICCANVIENQTGTFFPLHPSVNVISYSLNMISTWLIVVIYLERLMAVYSPFSRLQSSNTYTPYVVMFFLFYLCFYNKHHDVYILLKDYWLTLHYSVILYAFIPAAFLISSSILMIYKLLRRPNLDQQFQRNSSARSRNTIRLVIAIDTIILLTKFPVSICITFLNPNNEMHQSDSNTIVVLSAVPNIHNCVNFLCYVTTSKVFRENLKQVCFRKPTGIQQRIYTLQNPPKNQRNQL